Sequence from the Streptomyces sp. NBC_00440 genome:
TCATGTTGATGAGAGTGGACTTGCCGGCGCCGTTGGGGCCGAGAAGTCCGGTCACCCCGGGGCCGACCGTCATGGTGATGTCGTTGACCGCCACCACGTTGCCGAACCAGCGCGAGGTGTGGTCGATGTTGATCGTGGTCACAGCCCGACCTTCCGGTAGCGGCGCATCAGGACGGCGTACGAGCCGGCGATGAGCGCGAGAACGACGAGCACATAGACCACGCCGGTCCCCGCTCCGGGGCCGGTCCCGCCCGGGAAGGCCGAGGTGGCGCCGAGGAACGCGGTCTGGACGCCGTCGATCAGCGTGATCGGGGAGAAGAGCCCGAGCCAGCTGACGGCGCCTGCGGCGTCCTGGTTGAAGGCGATGGCCTGCACCGTGGAGACCGCTCCGTACGTGATGGTCAGTACGGCGATGACCGCGGCGACGCCGAAGCCGCGGCGCGGGGTGAGCGCGGCGACCACCAGTGCAATGCCGGAGAACAGCACCGAGAGCAGCGCGACGGAGACCAGTCCCTGGCCGAACCCCTCGGTCTGGTCGGCGAAGTCGAGTTTGGCGAGGAGCGCACCGATGTAGAGGATCACCAGCGGCGCCCCGGTCAGGATGAAGAGGGCCGAGGCCATCGCCGCGTACTTGGCGATGACGTAGTCGACGCGCTCGATGGGCCGGGAGAAGTACAGCGGGATCGACTTGAAGCGCAGATCGCGGGAGACCGCCTGCGGGGCCTGTGCGGCGAGGTACAGCCCGATGACGGCCTGCGTGAGGATGGCGTAGCGGGTGTAGTCGAGCGGCAGGTCCTTGGCCTTCGTCGCCACGGCCACCGCGACGACGATCGCCGCGGGCACGCACATCACCGCGAAGAGGATCATCGGCAGCACCTTGGACTTGGCCGAGCGGCCCAGACCGTAGGCGCCGCGCAGCGACTGCGCGAAGAGCGAACGGCGGGCGTAGGCGCGGCCCAGGCGCTGTCCGTCGTAGTTCCGGTATCCGATGTTGTGGATCTGACTGGTCTCGGTACTCATCGCGCCTGCACCTCCTGCTTCTGCTGGCCGGGCTGGGCCGGCGGACGGTTCTGCTGCTGGTCCCGCGACTGGCTCTGCTGGTCGGGGTGGAAGACCTCCGCGATGTGGTGGCGGCGCTGTTCCATCCGTACGAGGCCGAGCCCCAGGTCGGTGACCGTGTCGCGGACCAGGTCGTACGTCTCCACGCCCGCCGCCTCGACCAGCAGGATGTGGCCCGCGCCCGGCAGCCCCTCCTCCGTGCCCTCGTGCAGTGTCACGCCTGCCGCGGTCAGCGACTCGCGGAGCGCCCGCGTCCCGTCGGGATGGGTGTCGGAGTCGGTGACCTCGACCGCCAGCGTCGTGGTGGTCTGGGTGAAGTCGCTGGTGGAACTGGAGCGCAGCAGCGAGCCGCCGTCGATGACGACGACGTGGTCGCAGGTCCGCTCCAGCTCGCCGAGCAGGTGCGAGGTGACCAGGACCGAGATGCCGAAGTCGGTGTGCACCCGGCGGATCAGCCCGAGCATGTCGTCGCGGCCGACCGGGTCCAGGCCGTTCGTCGGCTCGTCGAGCAGCACCAGCTGCGGGTCGTGGACCAGCGCCTGGGCCAGCTTCACGCGCTGTTTCATACCGGTCGAGTAGCCGCCGATGGGGCGGTAGCGCTCTTCGTAGAGGCCGACGTGGCGCAGCGTGTCGGCGGTGCGTTCCCGTGCGGCGGTGGGCGGCAGTCCGGACATGCGCGCCATGTGGACGACGAACTCGGTGGCCGAGACGTCGGGCGGCAGGCAGTCGTGCTCGGGCATGTACCCGACGCGCTCACGGATTTCGGCGCCACTGGTGGCGACATCGAGCCCGAGCACGGCGGCCCGGCCCTCCGTGGCGGGGGACAGACCCAGCAGGATCTTGATCAACGTGGACTTGCCGGCTCCGTTGGATCCCACCAGTCCGGTCACACCGGGTCCGATGTCCAGGGAGAGCCGGTCAAGCGCGGTCACCCTCGGGAACCGCTTGCTCAGGCTTTCGGTCGCGATCACAGTCACACTCCGAAGGTAGTGGCGCGGCTCACCCCGGGCGTCAGCCCAGACGGCTGGATCCCTGTCCCCCTCCAGAGGTACGGACCCGTAGGGGCCCGATACGGGAGAGGGAGGGGAGGAGGGAAGAGGGGAAGGGTCTCCGGCGCAGGGGCGGAGGCGAAGGCGCAGGGGCGCAGGGGCGGTACGGGCGGCATCTCGGGCGGAGTTGGCCAGAGGAGTTGTCCACAGGTGGTTGTCCACAGGTAAGGCGGGGCCCTTGACGTAGCCGCCAGGCATTGTCACATTCATCAGTGTCAAGTTACGAGCACGTACCGCACACGGACGGGACGGTCAGGTGGCATGGCCTCAGGGGTGAAAGCAGCAGCGCGGTGGGCAGGTGGCCCGGCCGCACGGCCGGTCGCGCAGGGCAGCGGGGAGGCCGCGCGGCTGCGGGGGTTCAGAGAGGTGCAGACCCTCGCCTACGCCTGCGCGGAGGCTGTCGCCGCACAGCTCAGACCGGGTGTGACCGAGCGCGAAGCGGCGCGGATGCAGCGCGAGTGGCTCTACCGGCGGGGTGTACGGGACTGGTTCCACCTGCCGTTCGCCTGGTTCGGTGACCGCACCGCCTTCGCGGGGTTCAGGGTGCCGCTCCAGTTCTTCCCGACGAACCGGCGGCTCGAAGCCGGGATGCCGTTCATCCTCGACATGGCCCCTGTCTTCCGCGGCTTCACCGCCGACATCGGCTACTCCGGCTGCCTCGGCCTCAACCCCGTGCACGACAAGCTGCTCGCCGACCTGGAAGCGCACCGCGACCTCATCCTTCGGGAGGTCCGCGAAAGACGCCCGCTGCGCACGATCTACGAGGACGTGGAGCGGCTGATGACCACTCAGGGGTACGCGAACCGGCACCGCGCCTATCCGTTCGGCGTGATCGCGCACAAGGTCGACGAGGTCAAGGAACGCCGCTGGTCACCTCATGTGTTCGGGTTCGGCACCCAGTCCCTCAAGGGCTTGGCGAGCGATGCGCTGCACGGCCACCGGGACGGCTGGTCGCCGCTGTGGAGCCCGTACAAGTTCTCCGACCATCCGCCCCGGCCGGGGCTGTGGGCGGTCGAGCCGCACCTCGGATTCCGGGGCACGGGCGCGAAGTTCGAGGAAATCCTGGTCGTCACCGACTCGGCCGACCCCGAGCAGAGCGCCTTCTGGCTGGACGACGATCTGCCGCATGTGCGGCGCTGGGCAGAGGAGAGGGCCGCATGAGCAAGGGAATCATCAAGGGCGTCGAAGAAGCGCGCGAGCGCTGGGTGCGGACCGGAGGCATCGAGCTGTGCGTCGCCGAACTGGGCGACCCGGACCGGCCGACCGTACTGCTGGTGCACGGCTATCCGGACAGCAAGGAGGTCTGGACCGAGGTCGCGGCCCGACTGGCCGAACGCTTCCACGTGGTGCTGTACGACGTCCGGGGCCACGGCAGGTCATCGGCGCCGGTACCGCTGCGCGGCGGCTTCACCCTGGAGAAGCTGACCGACGACTTCCTGGCCGTGGCGGACGCGGTCAGCCCGGACGAGCCGGTGCACCTCGTCGGCCACGACTGGGGATCCGTGCAGTCCTGGGAATTCGTGACCGTGCCGCGCGCCGAGGGCCGGATCGCGTCGTTCACCTCGATCTCCGGTCCTTCGCTCGACCACTTCGGGCAGTGGATCAAGAAGCGGATGTCCCGGCCGACCCCCCGCAGGACGGCCCAACTCCTCGGCCAGGGTGCCAAGTCCTGGTATGTGTACCTGCTGCATACGCCGGTACTGCCGGAGCTGGCCTGGCGCGGACCGCTCGGCAAACGGTGGCCGAAGATCCTGGAACGGGCCGAGAAGGTGCCGTCCGGCGACTATCCGACGGCCTCGCTGCCGTCGGACGCCGCGCACGGCGCCTGGCTCTACCGTGACAACGTCCGGTCCCGGCTGCGCAGGCCGCGCACCGACGCGTACGCCCACGCCCCCGTCCAGCTGATCACGCCCACCGGCGACGCCTTCCTCTCCGAGCACCTCTACGACGAACTGGAGCACTGGGCTCCGCAGTTGACCCGTCGCACCCTGCCTGCCAAGCACTGGGTGCCACGCACCAGGCCGGACCAGGTCGCCGCCTGGATCGGGGACTTCGTCACCGCCAACGAGAGTCCGGGGCCTGCCCCGCAGACGGCGGCTACCGGCGCGTACGCCGACCGTTTCAGCGGCAGGCTCGTCCTGGTGACGGGCGCGGCGAGCGGGATCGGCCGGGCCACCGCCTTCGCGTTCGCCGAATCGGGAGCACGTGTGGTGGCCGTCGACCGGGACGCGGAAGGGGCCGCGCGCACCGCGGAGATGTCACGGCTGATCGGCTCCCCCGATGCCTGGGGTGAGGCGGTGGACGTCAGCGACGAGCAGGCGATGGAGAAGCTCGCCGAGAAGGTCGCCGCCGAGTACGGGACGGTCGACATCCTGGTCAACAACGCGGGCATCGGCCTCTCCGGCTCCTTCCTGGACACCACGAGCGAGGACTGGAAGCAGGTCCTCGACGTCAATCTGTGGGGTGTCATCCACGGCTGCCGGCTCTTCGGAAAGCAGATGGCGGACCGCGGCCAGGGCGGGCACATCGTCAACACCGCTTCGGCAGCGGCGTACCAGCCGTCGAAGGCACTCCCCGCGTACTCCACGTCCAAGGCCGCCGTACTCATGCTGAGCGAGTGTCTCCGTGCCGAGCTGGCCGGACAGGACATCGGGGTCACCGCGATATGCCCGGGCCTCGTGAACACCAACATCACCTCCACCGCGCGGTTCGCGGGCGTATCGGCGGAGGAGGAGAAGCGCCGGCAGAAGAAGTCGTCCCGGCTGTACGGGCTGCGCAACTACCCGCCGGAGAAGGTGGCCGAAGCGATCCTCTCCGCCGTGGTGAACAACCGGGCGGTGGTGCCGGTGACACCGGAGGCACGCGGCGCCCGCTTCATGTCCCGGTTCGCGCCGAGGGCCCTGCGCGCCGTCGCCCGGATGGAGCCGCCGCTGTGAGCAACGGACAGGCCCCGGAAGCGGACATGGGGCCGCACCCGGAGCCGGGACCCCATGTCATCGCGCCGCGCCGGGTCTCCTTCGACTGGGAGAACACGCCGCTGCACTGGATACCGGACGAGCCCACCGCCACCCATGTGATCAATGTGCTGCATCTGCTGCTCCCGGCGGGTGAGCGGTGGTTCGTGAAGGTCTTCAAGGAGGCTCTGCCGCTCGTCGACGACCCCGGACTGCTCAAGGACGTCAAGGGGTTCATGGGCCAGGAGGCCACGCACAGCGTGCAGCACTCCCATGTCCTGGACCACCTAGCCGCCCAGCGGCTCGACACCGCGGCGTACACCCGGCACGTCGACTTCCTCTTCGAGAAACTGCTCGGCGAGCAGCCACCGCTCGGCATACCGGTCCCGGCGCGGGAGTGGCTCCGCTTCCGGCTGTCGCTGGTCGCCGCGATCGAGCAGTTCACCGCGGTCCTCGGGGACTGGGTGCTGGGCGCCGACGCACTCGACAGGGCAGGATCCGACGCCGTCATGCTCGATCTGCTGCGCTGGCACGGCGCGGAGGAGGTGGAACACCGGGCCGTGGCCTTCGACATGTACCAGCACTGCGGCGGCGAAGGGCTGCCGCGCTATGCCCGGCGGATCGAGGGCATGGCCGTCGTCACTCCGGTACTGCTGTACCTGTGGGTGTGGGGTGCCTCGTATCTCATGCGCCACGACCCCGCTCTCCTGCGCCGGGGCCCCGGGCGCGCGGGCAGGACGCGGTACTCGATGCGCGAGCACAACCGGGCGGTCGCCAAAGGGCTGCTGCCCACCTGGGGCGAGCTGGGCTCGGCGATACCCCGCTACTTCAGGCGGTCGTACCATCCCTCCCAGGAGGGCTCGCTGCGCAGGGCGGTCGAGTACCTCGCAGCCTCGCCGGCCGCCCGCGCGGCGGCAGGCGCGATAGGCCGCGCGGCCCTGCCGTAGCCCTGCCAGGGGAGAAGGCAGAGGGGAAGAAAGCAGAGGGAGGCAGCGTGGCCGGGGTGAGAGCGTCGGAGGTGCCGGCGTCGGAGACGGGAACGCCGGAGGTACCGGCGCCAGAAGTGCGGGCCTCGGAGGTGCCGACGTCGGAGGTGCCGACGCTCGAAGCAGAAGTGCCGGCGCCAGAAGTGCGAGCGTCGGAGGTGCGGGCCTCGGAGGCCGGGCCCGAGTACCGGATCGAGGATCTGGCGCACCGCAGTGGCGCCACTGTCCGTACGATCCGCGCGTACCAGGACCGCGGCCTGCTGCCCAAACCGCAGCGGCGCGGCCGGTCCAATGTGTACGGGGACAGCCATCTGGCCAGGCTCCGCCAGATCGCCGAGCTGCTCGACCGCGGCTACACCCTCGCCTCCATCAAGGAACTGCTTGAGGCATGGGACGCCGGACGCGGTCTCGGCGGGGTGCTGGGGCTGGTCGCCGAGGTCAGCGGCCCGTGGACCGATGAGGAAGCGGACCGGATCTCCCGTGCCGAACTGGACGCGCGGTTCGGCGGGGTGCCCGACGACGAGGCAGTCGCCGACGCGGTGGCGCTGGGCGTGCTGGAACGGGTGTCCGGCAGCGACGACGAGTTCCTGGTGCCGAGCCCGCAGGAACTGGCTGTGGCTGTGGAGCTGCACGCGGCCGGCGTCCCGCTCAAGGCCATCTCGGTCCATCTGCGGGAGTTGCGCGGCCAGGTCGAGCACATCGCCTCGCGCTTCCTGGAGTTCACGACGGAGCACGTCTTCGCGCGCTATCTGACCCCCGCCCGGCCCACCGACGCGCATGTGGCGGAGGCCGCCTCACTGGTACGGCGGCTGCGCCCGCTGGCCCAGCAGAGTGTCGACGCCGAACTGGCCCGGGCCATGCGGCTGTTCGCCACCCGCCATCTCCAGCAGCACCTCGGCCCCGAGAGCCCGCCGGCGCAACCCGGAGGCCCCTCGTCCGTACCGGTTCCGGCGGCCACGCTCGCTGCGGTGGAGAGGCTGGTGGGCCGGGAGAACGCCGCCGCGTTCATCGCCGGCGCCACTGAACGAGAGCTTCAGGCAAGGGCGTTGGACGCGCTGACTCTTCCACAGCAAGAAGTCCGGCAAAACGACCAAAGAACGTAAATCCCCATCCCCTTGTCCACAGAATCGCCAAATAGCCTGTGGATAAGTCCCCTTGCCTGTGGATCATGCCTAACTCGGGGGGCGCAAAAGATAATTCGGATGCACACCGGCGCACGCGCCCCCGGCTCTCGCCCCGGCCCCGGCCCTCGCCCCGGCCTGATGCAAACGGGAGGCCCTAGCTGTTCGGTCCGAGCTGCGCCAGTGCGTCGGTCGCGATCTGCTCGAAGACCTTCTCGTCGGCGGCGAAGATGGTGCCGGGGATCGGCGCGTGGATCACGATCTCGTCGATGCCGAGCGCGAAGTACTTCCCCGCGAAGTCGACGAAGGCGTCCACGGACTCCATCGGGCGGCTCTCCTCGGGCGTGAAGCCGGTGAGCAGGATCTTCTCCACCTCGGCCGCATCCCTGCCGATCTCTTCGCACGCCGTGCCGAGCCTGCCGAGCTGGCCGCGTACGGCTTCGACCGATTCTTCCGGCGTACCCGTCTCGAAGATCTTCGGATCACCCGTCGTCACCCAGCTCTGCCCGTACCGCGCGGCGATCCTCATCCCCCGCGGCCCGGTCGCCGCGACGGCGAAGGGGAGCCTCGGCCGCTGCACACAGCCCGGGATGTTGCGGGCCTCGTCGGCGGAGTAGTGGGTGCCCCGGTGGGAGACCGAGTCCTCGGTCAGCAGCCGGTCCATGAGCGGGACGAACTCGCCGAACCGGTCGGCCCGTTCGCGCGGCGTCCACGGCTCCTGGCCGAGCGCAGTGGCGTCGAAGCCGGTGCCTCCGGCACCGATGCCCAGGGTGACCCGGCCGTCGGAGATGTCGTCCAGCGAGAGCAGATCCTTCGCGAGTGTGACGGGGTGCCGGAAGTTCGGCGAGGTGACCAGCGTGCCGAGCCGGACGCGCGTGGTGGCCGCGGCCGCCGCGGTCAGCGTCGGGACCGCCCCGAACCAGGGCCCGTCGCGGAACGGCACCCGCCAGGAGAGGTGGTCGTAGGTGTACGCGGTGTGGAAGCCCAGCTCCTCGGCGCGCACCCACTGCTCACGGCCACCCTCGCTCCACCGGCGGACGGGAAGAATCACGGTACTCAGACGCATGCCCACGACCCTACGTCGTACGGGTGCCCGCTCCCGGACCGCAGTTGTCGCCGCCTGGCCGGGTCGGTCGCCGACGGGGCCCCGCCACCGCCGTGCCCCGGAACCCTCCCTGCTCCGGATCCCGCCCTGATCCGGTCACCGCCCGGCGGCCCCGCCCGGCGGCGTGCGTACTCATCTGCGCGCCTCCTCGCACTCCCGTGCGCTCCACGCACTCCGTACGGGAGAATGACCGGGTGACCTCAGCTAACGGCCCCGCCGCCCCCCTCCCGCCCCGGCTGATCGCCACCGACCTGGACGGCACGCTGCTCCGCGACGACAAAACCGTCTCGGCCCGCACCATCGCGGCGCTCGCAGCCGCCGAGGAGGCCGGCATCGACGTCTTCTTCGTCACCGGCCGCCCGGCCCGCTGGATGGACGTCGTCAGCGACCATGTGCACGGCCACGGCCTGGCCATCTGTGGCAACGGCGCCGCCGTGGTCGACCTCCACGGCGACGAGGGCGGGCACATTTTCGTCAGGGTCCTCCCGCTGGAGCGCACCGACGCCCTCGACGTGGTCGCCATCCTGCGGGCCGCCGCCCCGGGCACGTCCTTCGCCGTCGAGCGGACCGGCGGCATCCACCACGAGCCGGGCTACCCGCCCCTGATGTTCGACGCCGCGTCGTGCGTCGCGCCCGTCGAGAAACTGCTCGCCACGGACTCCGACCTCGCGGACCAGCCCGTACTGAAGGTGCTGGCCTACCACCCGGAGCTGACACCCGACGACTTCCTCGTCCTGGCCCGTGAAGCTGTCGGCGTCCGCGCCTCGATCACCCGTTCCAGCCCGACCGCACTGCTGGAGATCAGCGGCCCCGGCGTCTCCAAGGCCGGCACGCTGGCGCTGTGCTGTGCTGAGCGCGGCATCTCGCCCGCAGAGGTCGTCGCCTTCGGGGACATGCCGAACGACGTCGAGATGCTGCGGTGGGCGGGCACCTCGTACGCGATGGGCAACGCGCATCCGGAAGCGGTGGCCGCCGCTTCCGGGCGCACGGTCGCGAACAACGAGGACGGCGTCGCGGTCGTCATCGAGCAGATCCTGAAGGCCCACTGACCGGGAGGCCGCCCGCACACCTACAGCGGTGCCTCCCACACCACTGCCGTGCCACCGCCCTCATCGCCGAGCCCCGGCCCGTAGGAGCTGGATCCGCCCAGCGCCTCCGCGCGCCGGCTGAGATTGCGCAGCCCGCTGCGACGGCCGCCCTCGGGGATGCCGACCCCGTCGTCGGAGACCGTGAGGCGTACCGCAGGGCGACCGTCGTCCAGCTGCGCTGTGGCGTCGACGTCCACCTGGATCCGGGAGGCGGCGGCATGCCGGAACGCGTTGGAGAGCGCCTCCCGCAGCGCCGCGATCAGGTTCTTCCCCGTCAGCTCACCGACCCCTGAGTCGACCGGGCCCACGAAGCGGTGCGTGGGTTTGAACCCCAGCGGTACGGCCGCCATGTTGATCTCGCGCAGCACCCGTCTGCACAGCCCCGACGGAGCTTCGGCGGGCCCCTGCTGCAACGCGAAGATGGCGGTACGGATCTCCTGGATCGTCACATCCAGCTCGCCGACGGCCTTGCCCACACCGTCGCGCACCCCTGGCGCCGCCGACTGACGGTGAGCGCCCTCCAACATCATCCCGGTGGCGAACAGCCGCTGGATGACCAGGTCATGGAGGTCACGGGCGATCCGGTCGCGGTCCTCGAAAACCGCGAGGCGCTCTCTGTCGCGCTGGGCGTCCGCCATCATCAGCGCCAGCGCGGCCTGTGAGGCGAACCGTGAGGCCAGGGAACGTTCGGCCGCCGTGAAGGGCCGGGCGCCGCGTTCGCGCGGCGTGGCCAGTGCGCCCAGCAGACGGCCGCCGCTGTGCAGCGGCAGCAACATGCTCGGCCCGAACCGCCTGCCCATCTCAGTGATCATCCGCGGATCGGACGCCGAGTCGTCCACGAACACCGGAGCGCCCGAGAGCAGTGTCGCCACGACCCCGCTCTCCGGCGGGATGATCAGCCCGAGGACCTGACTGGGGTGGTCGCCGGAGACGGCGACGACCTCAAGTCCGCCCTCCGCGGCAGGCAGCATGACCACTCCGGCGGCAGCGTCCGCCAGGTGGCGCGCCTGTTCGGCGACCACCGTGAGCGCCTCATCCGCGTCGCCGCCGGCCAGCAGTGCCGTGGTGACAGCCACCGAACCGTCGATCCACCGCTCGCGCTGCCGGGCCGCCTCGTACAGCCGGGCGTTGTTGATCGCGATACCGGCCTCGGTGGCCAGGACCTGCACCATGTGCAGATCGCCGTCGGTGAACCGGCTGCCGTCGGTCTTCTCCGCGACGTAGAGATTGCCGAAGGTCTCTCCCTGCACCTGCACGGGGGCCCCCAGGAACGTCCGCATCCGCGGATGGTGCGGAGGGAATCCGGCGAATCCCGGGTCGGTCGTCAGATCCGCGAGCCGCACGACGCGGGCATCCTCGATCAGCGCGCCCAGGATCCCGGTGTGCCCGTCCGGGATATGGCCGATCCGTGCGGCCACCTCCTCCGGCACGCCATGGGTGACGAATTCGCTGAGGCCGCCACGCTCCTCGTCCACGACACCGATCGCGGCATAGCGCGCAC
This genomic interval carries:
- a CDS encoding ABC transporter permease, producing the protein MSTETSQIHNIGYRNYDGQRLGRAYARRSLFAQSLRGAYGLGRSAKSKVLPMILFAVMCVPAAIVVAVAVATKAKDLPLDYTRYAILTQAVIGLYLAAQAPQAVSRDLRFKSIPLYFSRPIERVDYVIAKYAAMASALFILTGAPLVILYIGALLAKLDFADQTEGFGQGLVSVALLSVLFSGIALVVAALTPRRGFGVAAVIAVLTITYGAVSTVQAIAFNQDAAGAVSWLGLFSPITLIDGVQTAFLGATSAFPGGTGPGAGTGVVYVLVVLALIAGSYAVLMRRYRKVGL
- a CDS encoding ABC transporter ATP-binding protein, encoding MIATESLSKRFPRVTALDRLSLDIGPGVTGLVGSNGAGKSTLIKILLGLSPATEGRAAVLGLDVATSGAEIRERVGYMPEHDCLPPDVSATEFVVHMARMSGLPPTAARERTADTLRHVGLYEERYRPIGGYSTGMKQRVKLAQALVHDPQLVLLDEPTNGLDPVGRDDMLGLIRRVHTDFGISVLVTSHLLGELERTCDHVVVIDGGSLLRSSSTSDFTQTTTTLAVEVTDSDTHPDGTRALRESLTAAGVTLHEGTEEGLPGAGHILLVEAAGVETYDLVRDTVTDLGLGLVRMEQRRHHIAEVFHPDQQSQSRDQQQNRPPAQPGQQKQEVQAR
- a CDS encoding M24 family metallopeptidase, whose translation is MASGVKAAARWAGGPAARPVAQGSGEAARLRGFREVQTLAYACAEAVAAQLRPGVTEREAARMQREWLYRRGVRDWFHLPFAWFGDRTAFAGFRVPLQFFPTNRRLEAGMPFILDMAPVFRGFTADIGYSGCLGLNPVHDKLLADLEAHRDLILREVRERRPLRTIYEDVERLMTTQGYANRHRAYPFGVIAHKVDEVKERRWSPHVFGFGTQSLKGLASDALHGHRDGWSPLWSPYKFSDHPPRPGLWAVEPHLGFRGTGAKFEEILVVTDSADPEQSAFWLDDDLPHVRRWAEERAA
- a CDS encoding SDR family oxidoreductase, which codes for MSKGIIKGVEEARERWVRTGGIELCVAELGDPDRPTVLLVHGYPDSKEVWTEVAARLAERFHVVLYDVRGHGRSSAPVPLRGGFTLEKLTDDFLAVADAVSPDEPVHLVGHDWGSVQSWEFVTVPRAEGRIASFTSISGPSLDHFGQWIKKRMSRPTPRRTAQLLGQGAKSWYVYLLHTPVLPELAWRGPLGKRWPKILERAEKVPSGDYPTASLPSDAAHGAWLYRDNVRSRLRRPRTDAYAHAPVQLITPTGDAFLSEHLYDELEHWAPQLTRRTLPAKHWVPRTRPDQVAAWIGDFVTANESPGPAPQTAATGAYADRFSGRLVLVTGAASGIGRATAFAFAESGARVVAVDRDAEGAARTAEMSRLIGSPDAWGEAVDVSDEQAMEKLAEKVAAEYGTVDILVNNAGIGLSGSFLDTTSEDWKQVLDVNLWGVIHGCRLFGKQMADRGQGGHIVNTASAAAYQPSKALPAYSTSKAAVLMLSECLRAELAGQDIGVTAICPGLVNTNITSTARFAGVSAEEEKRRQKKSSRLYGLRNYPPEKVAEAILSAVVNNRAVVPVTPEARGARFMSRFAPRALRAVARMEPPL
- a CDS encoding metal-dependent hydrolase gives rise to the protein MGPHPEPGPHVIAPRRVSFDWENTPLHWIPDEPTATHVINVLHLLLPAGERWFVKVFKEALPLVDDPGLLKDVKGFMGQEATHSVQHSHVLDHLAAQRLDTAAYTRHVDFLFEKLLGEQPPLGIPVPAREWLRFRLSLVAAIEQFTAVLGDWVLGADALDRAGSDAVMLDLLRWHGAEEVEHRAVAFDMYQHCGGEGLPRYARRIEGMAVVTPVLLYLWVWGASYLMRHDPALLRRGPGRAGRTRYSMREHNRAVAKGLLPTWGELGSAIPRYFRRSYHPSQEGSLRRAVEYLAASPAARAAAGAIGRAALP
- a CDS encoding MerR family transcriptional regulator, which encodes MRASEVRASEAGPEYRIEDLAHRSGATVRTIRAYQDRGLLPKPQRRGRSNVYGDSHLARLRQIAELLDRGYTLASIKELLEAWDAGRGLGGVLGLVAEVSGPWTDEEADRISRAELDARFGGVPDDEAVADAVALGVLERVSGSDDEFLVPSPQELAVAVELHAAGVPLKAISVHLRELRGQVEHIASRFLEFTTEHVFARYLTPARPTDAHVAEAASLVRRLRPLAQQSVDAELARAMRLFATRHLQQHLGPESPPAQPGGPSSVPVPAATLAAVERLVGRENAAAFIAGATERELQARALDALTLPQQEVRQNDQRT
- a CDS encoding LLM class flavin-dependent oxidoreductase, with protein sequence MGMRLSTVILPVRRWSEGGREQWVRAEELGFHTAYTYDHLSWRVPFRDGPWFGAVPTLTAAAAATTRVRLGTLVTSPNFRHPVTLAKDLLSLDDISDGRVTLGIGAGGTGFDATALGQEPWTPRERADRFGEFVPLMDRLLTEDSVSHRGTHYSADEARNIPGCVQRPRLPFAVAATGPRGMRIAARYGQSWVTTGDPKIFETGTPEESVEAVRGQLGRLGTACEEIGRDAAEVEKILLTGFTPEESRPMESVDAFVDFAGKYFALGIDEIVIHAPIPGTIFAADEKVFEQIATDALAQLGPNS
- a CDS encoding HAD-IIB family hydrolase, with product MTSANGPAAPLPPRLIATDLDGTLLRDDKTVSARTIAALAAAEEAGIDVFFVTGRPARWMDVVSDHVHGHGLAICGNGAAVVDLHGDEGGHIFVRVLPLERTDALDVVAILRAAAPGTSFAVERTGGIHHEPGYPPLMFDAASCVAPVEKLLATDSDLADQPVLKVLAYHPELTPDDFLVLAREAVGVRASITRSSPTALLEISGPGVSKAGTLALCCAERGISPAEVVAFGDMPNDVEMLRWAGTSYAMGNAHPEAVAAASGRTVANNEDGVAVVIEQILKAH
- a CDS encoding GAF domain-containing sensor histidine kinase, which gives rise to MSAPDPTDPAEDAAAEDASGEDSPAEDFGRHGLSAEFTARVPQLLEAMRSIGTGLELHATLNRICETAAGLAGARYAAIGVVDEERGGLSEFVTHGVPEEVAARIGHIPDGHTGILGALIEDARVVRLADLTTDPGFAGFPPHHPRMRTFLGAPVQVQGETFGNLYVAEKTDGSRFTDGDLHMVQVLATEAGIAINNARLYEAARQRERWIDGSVAVTTALLAGGDADEALTVVAEQARHLADAAAGVVMLPAAEGGLEVVAVSGDHPSQVLGLIIPPESGVVATLLSGAPVFVDDSASDPRMITEMGRRFGPSMLLPLHSGGRLLGALATPRERGARPFTAAERSLASRFASQAALALMMADAQRDRERLAVFEDRDRIARDLHDLVIQRLFATGMMLEGAHRQSAAPGVRDGVGKAVGELDVTIQEIRTAIFALQQGPAEAPSGLCRRVLREINMAAVPLGFKPTHRFVGPVDSGVGELTGKNLIAALREALSNAFRHAAASRIQVDVDATAQLDDGRPAVRLTVSDDGVGIPEGGRRSGLRNLSRRAEALGGSSSYGPGLGDEGGGTAVVWEAPL